The proteins below come from a single Miscanthus floridulus cultivar M001 chromosome 1, ASM1932011v1, whole genome shotgun sequence genomic window:
- the LOC136549452 gene encoding uncharacterized protein isoform X4, translating into MASNSKEEVLRNKIISEVKQSVVLQEEGSERMKLKDLSDAIFQDIGSRIMGEISDEVWSVIQSNETDIQGTVKAVYNRILNPEKIPEPSSKKLKREGKDEQVLPTKTATTVAVEAEDDDPEEPPGFGFDNTQRKPSMNLENRNEAKPNGGEPAAISNPGDEEDDPEVPPGFG; encoded by the exons atggcttcaaactcaaaagag GAGGTACTACGCAACAAAATCATCTCCGAGGTAAAGCAGTCAGTGGTTCTACAAGAAGAGGGATCCGAGAGGATGAAATTAAAAGACCTATCTGATGCAATTTTTCAAGATATTGG GAGCAGAATAATGGGCGAAATCTCAGATGAGGTATGGAGTGTGATCCAGTCAAACGAAACTGATATACAGGGAACTGTGAAAGCCGTCTACAATAGGATACTGAACCCTGAAAAAATCCCGGAGCCTTCTTCCAAGAAGCTGAAGCGGGAAGGCAAAGATGAACAAGTTTTACCAACAAAAACAGCAACGACAGTTGCAGTCGAGGCGGAAGATGATGATCCGGAGGAACCACCGGGGTTTGGTTTTGACAATACTCAGCGTAAGCCATCGATGAATTTGGAAAATCGCAATGAAGCGAAGCCAAATGGAGGTGAGCCAGCGGCTATCAGCAATCCAGGGGATGAGGAGGACGATCCTGAAGTGCCCCCTGGATTTGGTTAA
- the LOC136549452 gene encoding uncharacterized protein isoform X3: MSDHGSCAVRRPPTAAEVVGRLKDDGDFDALRRAIVQKVKDNEVLRNKIISEVKQSVVLQEEGSERMKLKDLSDAIFQDIGSRIMGEISDEVWSVIQSNETDIQGTVKAVYNRILNPEKIPEPSSKKLKREGKDEQVLPTKTATTVAVEAEDDDPEEPPGFGFDNTQRKPSMNLENRNEAKPNGGEPAAISNPGDEEDDPEVPPGFG, translated from the exons ATGAGCGATCATGGCAGCTGCGCCGTGCGGCGGCCGCCGACGGCAGCGGAGGTGGTGGGGCGGCTCAAGGACGATGGCGACTTTGATGCTCTCCGCCGCGCCATCGTTCAGAAGGTCAAGGACAAC GAGGTACTACGCAACAAAATCATCTCCGAGGTAAAGCAGTCAGTGGTTCTACAAGAAGAGGGATCCGAGAGGATGAAATTAAAAGACCTATCTGATGCAATTTTTCAAGATATTGG GAGCAGAATAATGGGCGAAATCTCAGATGAGGTATGGAGTGTGATCCAGTCAAACGAAACTGATATACAGGGAACTGTGAAAGCCGTCTACAATAGGATACTGAACCCTGAAAAAATCCCGGAGCCTTCTTCCAAGAAGCTGAAGCGGGAAGGCAAAGATGAACAAGTTTTACCAACAAAAACAGCAACGACAGTTGCAGTCGAGGCGGAAGATGATGATCCGGAGGAACCACCGGGGTTTGGTTTTGACAATACTCAGCGTAAGCCATCGATGAATTTGGAAAATCGCAATGAAGCGAAGCCAAATGGAGGTGAGCCAGCGGCTATCAGCAATCCAGGGGATGAGGAGGACGATCCTGAAGTGCCCCCTGGATTTGGTTAA